In Mycobacterium sp. Aquia_213, the sequence CCGCATGGCCGCCAGCGCATCGTGCGCCCGGAGCACCTCCTTCTCCTTGACCAGCAGTCGCTGATGTTCGGCCTCCCACTCCTGGGCCGACACGATCGGTGGTGTGTCCATTGCGTTGTCCGCCTTACGATTTGATGTCAGGTCAGCTTCAGTTCAACCAGGACAGGCCCGACGCGGTGAGCAGATACGCGCCGTGCTGCGCGGGCTCGCCGCCGGCGATCGCCACTACCGACGTGCCCACCTGCTGGGCAGTCAGCACCGGTCCGGTCGAGGCGACGAAGGTGTCGACGTCGATACCTTGGCGTTCGGCATAGGCCGCCGCGGCTTTGGCGCCCAGATCGGTGACCGCCGTCAACCGTGGCAGCAAGGAGGTGAAGGTGATCCCCAGGCCGGCCCGGTCCGACTCCCCGGCCGCATAGCTGCCGATGAACCGCACGGTTGCCTTGGCGCCCGCATAGCCACCGGACAGCGGCGACCCGTTGACCGCGGCGCCGCTGGACATCAGGATTACCGAGCTGCCAGGCGCCAGCGGGCGCGCCAGCGCGTGCCGCGTCCAGTGAAACGCTTGCGCGACATCCACATTCCAGTTGGCACTGAAGGTTTCCCAGCTCTGTTCCTGTAGCGGGCTCATCCGCGGGGCGGACCCGGCGCACAGCACCAGGGTGCGCGGGGCGTACTTGTCGATCAACTCACTCGCCGTGGCCGGATCGGCGGCGTCGGCGACCACCGGGATGAAGGAGTCGCCGAGCTGTCCGCGGACCTCGTCGAGCAGGGCGGCGGTGCGCGCGACACCGACGACCTCGGCGCCGGCTTCGGACAGCGCGGTCGCGATGGCGCGACCGAATCCGCGGCTCGCCCCGGTCACGATCGCGGTGGTGCCGGCAAGGTTGTCGGCGTGGCTCTGGTTGGGCCGGTTCATTTCCGTCCTCGCTTCCTTGGTGAACTCTGCCGATGCAACACCGGCGTGGCTAGACATCCACTAGTTCAGATACGGCGCAGCGACCGAATTCATCGCCGGCAGACCGAT encodes:
- a CDS encoding SDR family oxidoreductase; its protein translation is MNRPNQSHADNLAGTTAIVTGASRGFGRAIATALSEAGAEVVGVARTAALLDEVRGQLGDSFIPVVADAADPATASELIDKYAPRTLVLCAGSAPRMSPLQEQSWETFSANWNVDVAQAFHWTRHALARPLAPGSSVILMSSGAAVNGSPLSGGYAGAKATVRFIGSYAAGESDRAGLGITFTSLLPRLTAVTDLGAKAAAAYAERQGIDVDTFVASTGPVLTAQQVGTSVVAIAGGEPAQHGAYLLTASGLSWLN